One window from the genome of Magnolia sinica isolate HGM2019 chromosome 4, MsV1, whole genome shotgun sequence encodes:
- the LOC131244574 gene encoding uncharacterized protein LOC131244574, which yields MAVSSSAIPENPHHVRSMSMPSQSHPLALNLEEEIIKLKTWVSFSSSTSSLTAEMICNGLGHLKCLYDSVDDILQLPLSQQALVYHQHQKWAEEVLDKSVRLLDICGTTRDILSQTKESVKDLRSALRRRGGDLCLESKVRSYICSRKKMTKDICKCIGALKQMDKKHGSTSLLDQDPDLSIVGDVMSITISVLQAILSFMSTSAQKPKPRKWLLVSKLMHKGQVACEEDDASDVNEVESADTALFALSGQTRIKGIEIEKVNKALKRLEGMEISIDGVEAQLECMFRCMIQTRVSLLNIITH from the coding sequence ATGGCTGTTTCTTCTTCTGCAATACCCGAAAATCCACACCATGTTCGATCCATGAGCATGCCCTCCCAATCCCATCCCCTTGCGCTCAATCTAGAAGAGGAGATCATCAAGCTAAAGACTTGGGTGTCGTTTTCGTCCTCAACCTCCTCTTTAACTGCTGAAATGATTTGCAATGGCTTAGGTCACCTCAAATGCTTGTATGATAGCGTTGATGATATTCTTCAATTGCCGCTCTCCCAACAAGCTCTCGTATATCACCAGCACCAGAAATGGGCCGAAGAGGTGTTGGATAAATCGGTTAGATTGTTGGACATATGTGGCACAACAAGGGACATCTTATCACAGACCAAGGAAAGTGTGAAAGATCTTCGATCAGCTCTTCGTAGAAGAGGTGGGGATTTGTGCTTGGAAAGCAAAGTCAGATCATACATTTGCTCAAGAAAGAAGATGACGAAAGATATCTGCAAGTGCATTGGAGCGTTGAAGCAAATGGATAAGAAACACGGTTCCACATCTCTCTTGGATCAAGACCCAGATCTATCAATTGTGGGAGATGTTATGTCCATCACCATCTCCGTCTTACAGGCCATCCTGTCATTCATGTCCACATCAGCGCAGAAACCAAAGCCTAGAAAATGGTTGCTGGTTTCAAAATTGATGCATAAGGGGCAAGTTGCATGTGAAGAGGACGATGCAAGTGATGTTAATGAAGTTGAGAGTGCAGATACGGCACTCTTTGCTCTCTCTGGGCAAACTCGGATCAAAGGCATTGAAATAGAGAAGGTGAACAAGGCCCTGAAACGATTGGAGGGAATGGAGATCAGCATTGATGGTGTTGAGGCTCAACTAGAGTGCATGTTTCGATGCATGATACAAACCAGAGTCTCTCTCCTTAACATAATCACCCACTAG
- the LOC131244196 gene encoding uncharacterized protein LOC131244196, with the protein MAVSSSAIAENTYHTRSTSMSSRSHPVTLTVEEEIIKLQTWVTLLSSISSLMDKTIWIGLGGLKCLYDSVDDLLQLPLSQQALVNHQHQKWVEAILDGWVRLLDIYSTTRDMMFHIKETVKDLQSALCRRGGDLCLENKAKTYIC; encoded by the coding sequence ATGGCTGTCTCTTCTTCTGCCATAGCTGAAAATACATACCATACTCGCTCCACCAGCATGTCTTCCAGATCCCATCCCGTCACACTCACTGTCGAAGAGGAGATCATCAAGCTACAGACTTGGGTGACGTTGTTATCCTCAATCTCGTCTTTAATGGATAAGACAATTTGGATTGGCTTGGGTGGCCTCAAATGCTTGTATGATAGTGTTGATGACCTTCTTCAATTGCCACTCTCCCAACAAGCTCTTGTTAATCATCAGCACCAGAAATGGGTGGAAGCGATATTGGACGGATGGGTCAGATTGTTGGACATTTACAGCACAACAAGGGATATGATGTTTCATATTAAGGAAACTGTGAAAGACCTTCAATCAGCTCTTTGTAGAAGAGGAGGAGATTTGTGTCTAGAAAACAAAGCCAAAACATACATTTGCTGA